Proteins encoded in a region of the Ziziphus jujuba cultivar Dongzao chromosome 3, ASM3175591v1 genome:
- the LOC107421836 gene encoding uncharacterized protein LOC107421836 isoform X2 — translation MVGYDMTCGGGEDKLWICGKTGAAVNLQRVGSIVRDIGEPCLSQSPIKVHKMLKPEKWQATFDSDGKIFGFQKALKLIVLGGIDPSIRAEVWEFLLGCYALGSTSEYRKQLRTARRERYENLVKHCQMMHSSIGTGSLAYVVGSRIMDMRASSKNNGKWESQLESRQASVYNTNRVENNCDRGNDCTDTSYAHKSESSSDSADLISARGCTDSAAYDSPCFVPTSSSHTVSTINLEREADGSQCVTESFFDFPSLPVTDLFRKSEEDNSEGDLHSDKLSTQQNLRFKDDKVHSFRINNNVDLVMESIRSQSNQVSDPVNSEIETVHTDVHEPILQSNNLDSRTELVNRLRISDVPGKEILDRSSPQRAVASENRVAEWRWTLHQIVVDVVRTDSHLEFYEDTRNLARMSDILAVYAWVDPATGYCQGMSDLLSPFVVLFEDDADAFWCFEMLLRRMRENFQMEGLTGVMKQLQALWNILELTDREMFAHLSRIGAESLHFAFRMLLVLFRRELSFSEALCMWEMMWAADFNESLAYDLEENCLEALMVQLPSDSGAGMRDESADSGSGEIKGGLQQIHGNLDRSISDNVGMKSASSHHFCGLTRSFWSRNDQMQNCAAVSSTKKGVDELPVFCVAAVLIMNRHKIIRETHSIDDMIKGRKMLRRPSFHLSLTLILITTLSRLKYLSPV, via the exons GTACACAAAATGCTTAAGCCAGAGAAGTGGCAGGCAACATTTGACAGTGATGGAAAGATTTTTGGTTTTCAGAAGGCACTTAAGTTAATAGTTCTGGGG GGCATTGATCCATCTATCAGGGCAGAAGTCTGGGAATTTCTCCTTGGTTGTTATGCTCTTGGAAGCACTTCAGAGTATAGAAAGCAATTAAGGACAGCCCGAAG GGAACGATATGAGAACCTGGTTAAGCATTGTCAGATGATGCATTCAAGCATTGGAACTGGTTCACTTGCTTACGTTGTGGGTTCTAGAATTATGGATATGAGAGCATCatcaaaaaataatggaaaatggGAATCTCAGTTGGAAAGTAGACAAGCTTCTGTTTATAATACTAACAGAGTAGAGAATAATTGTGATAGGGGAAATGATTGTACAGATACTTCATATGCACACAAAAGTGAAAGTTCTAGTGATTCAGCCGACCTTATCAGTGCAAGGGGATGCACGGACAGTGCAGCATACGATTCTCCTTGTTTTGTACCTACTTCTAGTTCACACACTGTCAGTACCATTAATCTGGAGAGAGAAGCAGATGGGTCACAATGTGTAACTGAAAGTTTTTTTGATTTTCCTTCTTTACCTGTCACTGATTTGTTTCGAAAGAGTGAAGAAGATAACAGTGAAGGTGACTTGCATAGTGATAAGCTTTCTACTCAACAAAACTTGAGATTTAAAGATGACAAAGTGCATAGTTTTCGAATCAATAATAATGTAGATTTAGTTATGGAATCAATTCGCTCACAATCTAATCAAGTCTCAGATCCCGTCAACTCTGAAATTGAAACAGTTCATACTGATGTACATGAACCAATATTGCAATCCAATAATTTGGATAGCAGAACAGAATTAGTAAACCGATTGAGAATATCAGATGtaccaggaaaagaaattctaGACAGATCCTCACCTCAAAGAGCGGTTGCGAGTGAAAACAGAGTAGCTGAATGGCGTTGGACTCTCCACCAAATAG TTGTGGATGTGGTGAGAACGGATAGTCATCTTGAATTCTATGAGGACACAAGAAATTTGGCAAGGATGTCAGATATTCTTGCTGTTTATGCATGGGTTGATCCGGCAACTGGTTACTGTCAAG GTATGAGTGACTTGTTGTCTCCTTTTGTTGTTCTCTTTGAGGATGATGCTGATGCATTCTGGTGCTTTGAGATGCTTCTTAGAAGAATG cgtgaaaattttcaaatggaagGACTAACTGGAGTGATGAAGCAGTTGCAAGCATTGTGGAATATCTTGGAACTGACAGACAGGGAAatgtttgctcatttgtccCGCATAGGTGCCGAGAGCCTGCATTTTGCCTTTCGAATGTTGTTAGTACTCTTCCGCAGGGAGTTATCATTTAGCGAGGCTCTTTGTATGTGGGAG ATGATGTGGGCTGCTGATTTTAATGAATCCTTAGCCTATGATTTGGAGGAGAATTGTCTTGAAGCTTTGATGGTACAACTTCCGAGTGATTCTGGAGCTGGAATGAGGGATGAAAGTGCAGATAGTGGTAGTGGTGAAATAAAGGGTGGCCTACAACAAATTCATGGAAATTTAGATCGCTCCATATCTGACAATGTTGGAATGAAATCAGCATCAAGCCATCACTTTTGTGGGTTGACCCGCAGTTTTTGGTCAAGGAATGATCAGATGCAAAACTGTGCTGCAGTGTCATCAACTAAGAAAGGGGTTGATGAATTACCTGTCTTTTGTGTGGCAGCAGTTCTTATCATGAATCGTCATAAAATCATTCGAGAGACACATTCAATAGATGATATGATAAAG GGTAGGAAAATGTTAAGAAGGCCATCATTCCACCTCAGCCTTACCTTGATTTTGATTACAACTTTGTCTAGACTCAAATATCTTAGTCCTGTTTGA
- the LOC107421836 gene encoding uncharacterized protein LOC107421836 isoform X3, whose translation MVGYDMTCGGGEDKLWICGKTGAAVNLQRVGSIVRDIGEPCLSQSPIKVHKMLKPEKWQATFDSDGKIFGFQKALKLIVLGGIDPSIRAEVWEFLLGCYALGSTSEYRKQLRTARRERYENLVKHCQMMHSSIGTGSLAYVVGSRIMDMRASSKNNGKWESQLESRQASVYNTNRVENNCDRGNDCTDTSYAHKSESSSDSADLISARGCTDSAAYDSPCFVPTSSSHTVSTINLEREADGSQCVTESFFDFPSLPVTDLFRKSEEDNSEGDLHSDKLSTQQNLRFKDDKVHSFRINNNVDLVMESIRSQSNQVSDPVNSEIETVHTDVHEPILQSNNLDSRTELVNRLRISDVPGKEILDRSSPQRAVASENRVAEWRWTLHQIVVDVVRTDSHLEFYEDTRNLARMSDILAVYAWVDPATGYCQGMSDLLSPFVVLFEDDADAFWCFEMLLRRMRENFQMEGLTGVMKQLQALWNILELTDREMFAHLSRIGAESLHFAFRMLLVLFRRELSFSEALCMWEMMWAADFNESLAYDLEENCLEALMVQLPSDSGAGMRDESADSGSGEIKGGLQQIHGNLDRSISDNVGMKSASSHHFCGLTRSFWSRNDQMQNCAAVSSTKKGVDELPVFCVAAVLIMNRHKIIRETHSIDDMIKVIKKNSHGTTDGV comes from the exons GTACACAAAATGCTTAAGCCAGAGAAGTGGCAGGCAACATTTGACAGTGATGGAAAGATTTTTGGTTTTCAGAAGGCACTTAAGTTAATAGTTCTGGGG GGCATTGATCCATCTATCAGGGCAGAAGTCTGGGAATTTCTCCTTGGTTGTTATGCTCTTGGAAGCACTTCAGAGTATAGAAAGCAATTAAGGACAGCCCGAAG GGAACGATATGAGAACCTGGTTAAGCATTGTCAGATGATGCATTCAAGCATTGGAACTGGTTCACTTGCTTACGTTGTGGGTTCTAGAATTATGGATATGAGAGCATCatcaaaaaataatggaaaatggGAATCTCAGTTGGAAAGTAGACAAGCTTCTGTTTATAATACTAACAGAGTAGAGAATAATTGTGATAGGGGAAATGATTGTACAGATACTTCATATGCACACAAAAGTGAAAGTTCTAGTGATTCAGCCGACCTTATCAGTGCAAGGGGATGCACGGACAGTGCAGCATACGATTCTCCTTGTTTTGTACCTACTTCTAGTTCACACACTGTCAGTACCATTAATCTGGAGAGAGAAGCAGATGGGTCACAATGTGTAACTGAAAGTTTTTTTGATTTTCCTTCTTTACCTGTCACTGATTTGTTTCGAAAGAGTGAAGAAGATAACAGTGAAGGTGACTTGCATAGTGATAAGCTTTCTACTCAACAAAACTTGAGATTTAAAGATGACAAAGTGCATAGTTTTCGAATCAATAATAATGTAGATTTAGTTATGGAATCAATTCGCTCACAATCTAATCAAGTCTCAGATCCCGTCAACTCTGAAATTGAAACAGTTCATACTGATGTACATGAACCAATATTGCAATCCAATAATTTGGATAGCAGAACAGAATTAGTAAACCGATTGAGAATATCAGATGtaccaggaaaagaaattctaGACAGATCCTCACCTCAAAGAGCGGTTGCGAGTGAAAACAGAGTAGCTGAATGGCGTTGGACTCTCCACCAAATAG TTGTGGATGTGGTGAGAACGGATAGTCATCTTGAATTCTATGAGGACACAAGAAATTTGGCAAGGATGTCAGATATTCTTGCTGTTTATGCATGGGTTGATCCGGCAACTGGTTACTGTCAAG GTATGAGTGACTTGTTGTCTCCTTTTGTTGTTCTCTTTGAGGATGATGCTGATGCATTCTGGTGCTTTGAGATGCTTCTTAGAAGAATG cgtgaaaattttcaaatggaagGACTAACTGGAGTGATGAAGCAGTTGCAAGCATTGTGGAATATCTTGGAACTGACAGACAGGGAAatgtttgctcatttgtccCGCATAGGTGCCGAGAGCCTGCATTTTGCCTTTCGAATGTTGTTAGTACTCTTCCGCAGGGAGTTATCATTTAGCGAGGCTCTTTGTATGTGGGAG ATGATGTGGGCTGCTGATTTTAATGAATCCTTAGCCTATGATTTGGAGGAGAATTGTCTTGAAGCTTTGATGGTACAACTTCCGAGTGATTCTGGAGCTGGAATGAGGGATGAAAGTGCAGATAGTGGTAGTGGTGAAATAAAGGGTGGCCTACAACAAATTCATGGAAATTTAGATCGCTCCATATCTGACAATGTTGGAATGAAATCAGCATCAAGCCATCACTTTTGTGGGTTGACCCGCAGTTTTTGGTCAAGGAATGATCAGATGCAAAACTGTGCTGCAGTGTCATCAACTAAGAAAGGGGTTGATGAATTACCTGTCTTTTGTGTGGCAGCAGTTCTTATCATGAATCGTCATAAAATCATTCGAGAGACACATTCAATAGATGATATGATAAAG GTTATCAAGAAAAACAGCCATGGGACCACAGATGGTGTCTAA
- the LOC107421836 gene encoding uncharacterized protein LOC107421836 isoform X5: MMHSSIGTGSLAYVVGSRIMDMRASSKNNGKWESQLESRQASVYNTNRVENNCDRGNDCTDTSYAHKSESSSDSADLISARGCTDSAAYDSPCFVPTSSSHTVSTINLEREADGSQCVTESFFDFPSLPVTDLFRKSEEDNSEGDLHSDKLSTQQNLRFKDDKVHSFRINNNVDLVMESIRSQSNQVSDPVNSEIETVHTDVHEPILQSNNLDSRTELVNRLRISDVPGKEILDRSSPQRAVASENRVAEWRWTLHQIVVDVVRTDSHLEFYEDTRNLARMSDILAVYAWVDPATGYCQGMSDLLSPFVVLFEDDADAFWCFEMLLRRMRENFQMEGLTGVMKQLQALWNILELTDREMFAHLSRIGAESLHFAFRMLLVLFRRELSFSEALCMWEMMWAADFNESLAYDLEENCLEALMVQLPSDSGAGMRDESADSGSGEIKGGLQQIHGNLDRSISDNVGMKSASSHHFCGLTRSFWSRNDQMQNCAAVSSTKKGVDELPVFCVAAVLIMNRHKIIRETHSIDDMIKIFNDNMLKFKVRRCIRTAIKLRKKYFYKVIKKNSHGTTDGV; encoded by the exons ATGATGCATTCAAGCATTGGAACTGGTTCACTTGCTTACGTTGTGGGTTCTAGAATTATGGATATGAGAGCATCatcaaaaaataatggaaaatggGAATCTCAGTTGGAAAGTAGACAAGCTTCTGTTTATAATACTAACAGAGTAGAGAATAATTGTGATAGGGGAAATGATTGTACAGATACTTCATATGCACACAAAAGTGAAAGTTCTAGTGATTCAGCCGACCTTATCAGTGCAAGGGGATGCACGGACAGTGCAGCATACGATTCTCCTTGTTTTGTACCTACTTCTAGTTCACACACTGTCAGTACCATTAATCTGGAGAGAGAAGCAGATGGGTCACAATGTGTAACTGAAAGTTTTTTTGATTTTCCTTCTTTACCTGTCACTGATTTGTTTCGAAAGAGTGAAGAAGATAACAGTGAAGGTGACTTGCATAGTGATAAGCTTTCTACTCAACAAAACTTGAGATTTAAAGATGACAAAGTGCATAGTTTTCGAATCAATAATAATGTAGATTTAGTTATGGAATCAATTCGCTCACAATCTAATCAAGTCTCAGATCCCGTCAACTCTGAAATTGAAACAGTTCATACTGATGTACATGAACCAATATTGCAATCCAATAATTTGGATAGCAGAACAGAATTAGTAAACCGATTGAGAATATCAGATGtaccaggaaaagaaattctaGACAGATCCTCACCTCAAAGAGCGGTTGCGAGTGAAAACAGAGTAGCTGAATGGCGTTGGACTCTCCACCAAATAG TTGTGGATGTGGTGAGAACGGATAGTCATCTTGAATTCTATGAGGACACAAGAAATTTGGCAAGGATGTCAGATATTCTTGCTGTTTATGCATGGGTTGATCCGGCAACTGGTTACTGTCAAG GTATGAGTGACTTGTTGTCTCCTTTTGTTGTTCTCTTTGAGGATGATGCTGATGCATTCTGGTGCTTTGAGATGCTTCTTAGAAGAATG cgtgaaaattttcaaatggaagGACTAACTGGAGTGATGAAGCAGTTGCAAGCATTGTGGAATATCTTGGAACTGACAGACAGGGAAatgtttgctcatttgtccCGCATAGGTGCCGAGAGCCTGCATTTTGCCTTTCGAATGTTGTTAGTACTCTTCCGCAGGGAGTTATCATTTAGCGAGGCTCTTTGTATGTGGGAG ATGATGTGGGCTGCTGATTTTAATGAATCCTTAGCCTATGATTTGGAGGAGAATTGTCTTGAAGCTTTGATGGTACAACTTCCGAGTGATTCTGGAGCTGGAATGAGGGATGAAAGTGCAGATAGTGGTAGTGGTGAAATAAAGGGTGGCCTACAACAAATTCATGGAAATTTAGATCGCTCCATATCTGACAATGTTGGAATGAAATCAGCATCAAGCCATCACTTTTGTGGGTTGACCCGCAGTTTTTGGTCAAGGAATGATCAGATGCAAAACTGTGCTGCAGTGTCATCAACTAAGAAAGGGGTTGATGAATTACCTGTCTTTTGTGTGGCAGCAGTTCTTATCATGAATCGTCATAAAATCATTCGAGAGACACATTCAATAGATGATATGATAAAG ATTTTCAATGATAATATGTTGAAGTTTAAGGTAAGGAGATGCATCCGCACTGCAATTAAGCTTCGGAAAAAATACTTCTACAAG GTTATCAAGAAAAACAGCCATGGGACCACAGATGGTGTCTAA
- the LOC107421836 gene encoding uncharacterized protein LOC107421836 isoform X4 translates to MLKPEKWQATFDSDGKIFGFQKALKLIVLGGIDPSIRAEVWEFLLGCYALGSTSEYRKQLRTARRERYENLVKHCQMMHSSIGTGSLAYVVGSRIMDMRASSKNNGKWESQLESRQASVYNTNRVENNCDRGNDCTDTSYAHKSESSSDSADLISARGCTDSAAYDSPCFVPTSSSHTVSTINLEREADGSQCVTESFFDFPSLPVTDLFRKSEEDNSEGDLHSDKLSTQQNLRFKDDKVHSFRINNNVDLVMESIRSQSNQVSDPVNSEIETVHTDVHEPILQSNNLDSRTELVNRLRISDVPGKEILDRSSPQRAVASENRVAEWRWTLHQIVVDVVRTDSHLEFYEDTRNLARMSDILAVYAWVDPATGYCQGMSDLLSPFVVLFEDDADAFWCFEMLLRRMRENFQMEGLTGVMKQLQALWNILELTDREMFAHLSRIGAESLHFAFRMLLVLFRRELSFSEALCMWEMMWAADFNESLAYDLEENCLEALMVQLPSDSGAGMRDESADSGSGEIKGGLQQIHGNLDRSISDNVGMKSASSHHFCGLTRSFWSRNDQMQNCAAVSSTKKGVDELPVFCVAAVLIMNRHKIIRETHSIDDMIKIFNDNMLKFKVRRCIRTAIKLRKKYFYKVIKKNSHGTTDGV, encoded by the exons ATGCTTAAGCCAGAGAAGTGGCAGGCAACATTTGACAGTGATGGAAAGATTTTTGGTTTTCAGAAGGCACTTAAGTTAATAGTTCTGGGG GGCATTGATCCATCTATCAGGGCAGAAGTCTGGGAATTTCTCCTTGGTTGTTATGCTCTTGGAAGCACTTCAGAGTATAGAAAGCAATTAAGGACAGCCCGAAG GGAACGATATGAGAACCTGGTTAAGCATTGTCAGATGATGCATTCAAGCATTGGAACTGGTTCACTTGCTTACGTTGTGGGTTCTAGAATTATGGATATGAGAGCATCatcaaaaaataatggaaaatggGAATCTCAGTTGGAAAGTAGACAAGCTTCTGTTTATAATACTAACAGAGTAGAGAATAATTGTGATAGGGGAAATGATTGTACAGATACTTCATATGCACACAAAAGTGAAAGTTCTAGTGATTCAGCCGACCTTATCAGTGCAAGGGGATGCACGGACAGTGCAGCATACGATTCTCCTTGTTTTGTACCTACTTCTAGTTCACACACTGTCAGTACCATTAATCTGGAGAGAGAAGCAGATGGGTCACAATGTGTAACTGAAAGTTTTTTTGATTTTCCTTCTTTACCTGTCACTGATTTGTTTCGAAAGAGTGAAGAAGATAACAGTGAAGGTGACTTGCATAGTGATAAGCTTTCTACTCAACAAAACTTGAGATTTAAAGATGACAAAGTGCATAGTTTTCGAATCAATAATAATGTAGATTTAGTTATGGAATCAATTCGCTCACAATCTAATCAAGTCTCAGATCCCGTCAACTCTGAAATTGAAACAGTTCATACTGATGTACATGAACCAATATTGCAATCCAATAATTTGGATAGCAGAACAGAATTAGTAAACCGATTGAGAATATCAGATGtaccaggaaaagaaattctaGACAGATCCTCACCTCAAAGAGCGGTTGCGAGTGAAAACAGAGTAGCTGAATGGCGTTGGACTCTCCACCAAATAG TTGTGGATGTGGTGAGAACGGATAGTCATCTTGAATTCTATGAGGACACAAGAAATTTGGCAAGGATGTCAGATATTCTTGCTGTTTATGCATGGGTTGATCCGGCAACTGGTTACTGTCAAG GTATGAGTGACTTGTTGTCTCCTTTTGTTGTTCTCTTTGAGGATGATGCTGATGCATTCTGGTGCTTTGAGATGCTTCTTAGAAGAATG cgtgaaaattttcaaatggaagGACTAACTGGAGTGATGAAGCAGTTGCAAGCATTGTGGAATATCTTGGAACTGACAGACAGGGAAatgtttgctcatttgtccCGCATAGGTGCCGAGAGCCTGCATTTTGCCTTTCGAATGTTGTTAGTACTCTTCCGCAGGGAGTTATCATTTAGCGAGGCTCTTTGTATGTGGGAG ATGATGTGGGCTGCTGATTTTAATGAATCCTTAGCCTATGATTTGGAGGAGAATTGTCTTGAAGCTTTGATGGTACAACTTCCGAGTGATTCTGGAGCTGGAATGAGGGATGAAAGTGCAGATAGTGGTAGTGGTGAAATAAAGGGTGGCCTACAACAAATTCATGGAAATTTAGATCGCTCCATATCTGACAATGTTGGAATGAAATCAGCATCAAGCCATCACTTTTGTGGGTTGACCCGCAGTTTTTGGTCAAGGAATGATCAGATGCAAAACTGTGCTGCAGTGTCATCAACTAAGAAAGGGGTTGATGAATTACCTGTCTTTTGTGTGGCAGCAGTTCTTATCATGAATCGTCATAAAATCATTCGAGAGACACATTCAATAGATGATATGATAAAG ATTTTCAATGATAATATGTTGAAGTTTAAGGTAAGGAGATGCATCCGCACTGCAATTAAGCTTCGGAAAAAATACTTCTACAAG GTTATCAAGAAAAACAGCCATGGGACCACAGATGGTGTCTAA
- the LOC107421836 gene encoding uncharacterized protein LOC107421836 isoform X1 encodes MVGYDMTCGGGEDKLWICGKTGAAVNLQRVGSIVRDIGEPCLSQSPIKVHKMLKPEKWQATFDSDGKIFGFQKALKLIVLGGIDPSIRAEVWEFLLGCYALGSTSEYRKQLRTARRERYENLVKHCQMMHSSIGTGSLAYVVGSRIMDMRASSKNNGKWESQLESRQASVYNTNRVENNCDRGNDCTDTSYAHKSESSSDSADLISARGCTDSAAYDSPCFVPTSSSHTVSTINLEREADGSQCVTESFFDFPSLPVTDLFRKSEEDNSEGDLHSDKLSTQQNLRFKDDKVHSFRINNNVDLVMESIRSQSNQVSDPVNSEIETVHTDVHEPILQSNNLDSRTELVNRLRISDVPGKEILDRSSPQRAVASENRVAEWRWTLHQIVVDVVRTDSHLEFYEDTRNLARMSDILAVYAWVDPATGYCQGMSDLLSPFVVLFEDDADAFWCFEMLLRRMRENFQMEGLTGVMKQLQALWNILELTDREMFAHLSRIGAESLHFAFRMLLVLFRRELSFSEALCMWEMMWAADFNESLAYDLEENCLEALMVQLPSDSGAGMRDESADSGSGEIKGGLQQIHGNLDRSISDNVGMKSASSHHFCGLTRSFWSRNDQMQNCAAVSSTKKGVDELPVFCVAAVLIMNRHKIIRETHSIDDMIKIFNDNMLKFKVRRCIRTAIKLRKKYFYKVIKKNSHGTTDGV; translated from the exons GTACACAAAATGCTTAAGCCAGAGAAGTGGCAGGCAACATTTGACAGTGATGGAAAGATTTTTGGTTTTCAGAAGGCACTTAAGTTAATAGTTCTGGGG GGCATTGATCCATCTATCAGGGCAGAAGTCTGGGAATTTCTCCTTGGTTGTTATGCTCTTGGAAGCACTTCAGAGTATAGAAAGCAATTAAGGACAGCCCGAAG GGAACGATATGAGAACCTGGTTAAGCATTGTCAGATGATGCATTCAAGCATTGGAACTGGTTCACTTGCTTACGTTGTGGGTTCTAGAATTATGGATATGAGAGCATCatcaaaaaataatggaaaatggGAATCTCAGTTGGAAAGTAGACAAGCTTCTGTTTATAATACTAACAGAGTAGAGAATAATTGTGATAGGGGAAATGATTGTACAGATACTTCATATGCACACAAAAGTGAAAGTTCTAGTGATTCAGCCGACCTTATCAGTGCAAGGGGATGCACGGACAGTGCAGCATACGATTCTCCTTGTTTTGTACCTACTTCTAGTTCACACACTGTCAGTACCATTAATCTGGAGAGAGAAGCAGATGGGTCACAATGTGTAACTGAAAGTTTTTTTGATTTTCCTTCTTTACCTGTCACTGATTTGTTTCGAAAGAGTGAAGAAGATAACAGTGAAGGTGACTTGCATAGTGATAAGCTTTCTACTCAACAAAACTTGAGATTTAAAGATGACAAAGTGCATAGTTTTCGAATCAATAATAATGTAGATTTAGTTATGGAATCAATTCGCTCACAATCTAATCAAGTCTCAGATCCCGTCAACTCTGAAATTGAAACAGTTCATACTGATGTACATGAACCAATATTGCAATCCAATAATTTGGATAGCAGAACAGAATTAGTAAACCGATTGAGAATATCAGATGtaccaggaaaagaaattctaGACAGATCCTCACCTCAAAGAGCGGTTGCGAGTGAAAACAGAGTAGCTGAATGGCGTTGGACTCTCCACCAAATAG TTGTGGATGTGGTGAGAACGGATAGTCATCTTGAATTCTATGAGGACACAAGAAATTTGGCAAGGATGTCAGATATTCTTGCTGTTTATGCATGGGTTGATCCGGCAACTGGTTACTGTCAAG GTATGAGTGACTTGTTGTCTCCTTTTGTTGTTCTCTTTGAGGATGATGCTGATGCATTCTGGTGCTTTGAGATGCTTCTTAGAAGAATG cgtgaaaattttcaaatggaagGACTAACTGGAGTGATGAAGCAGTTGCAAGCATTGTGGAATATCTTGGAACTGACAGACAGGGAAatgtttgctcatttgtccCGCATAGGTGCCGAGAGCCTGCATTTTGCCTTTCGAATGTTGTTAGTACTCTTCCGCAGGGAGTTATCATTTAGCGAGGCTCTTTGTATGTGGGAG ATGATGTGGGCTGCTGATTTTAATGAATCCTTAGCCTATGATTTGGAGGAGAATTGTCTTGAAGCTTTGATGGTACAACTTCCGAGTGATTCTGGAGCTGGAATGAGGGATGAAAGTGCAGATAGTGGTAGTGGTGAAATAAAGGGTGGCCTACAACAAATTCATGGAAATTTAGATCGCTCCATATCTGACAATGTTGGAATGAAATCAGCATCAAGCCATCACTTTTGTGGGTTGACCCGCAGTTTTTGGTCAAGGAATGATCAGATGCAAAACTGTGCTGCAGTGTCATCAACTAAGAAAGGGGTTGATGAATTACCTGTCTTTTGTGTGGCAGCAGTTCTTATCATGAATCGTCATAAAATCATTCGAGAGACACATTCAATAGATGATATGATAAAG ATTTTCAATGATAATATGTTGAAGTTTAAGGTAAGGAGATGCATCCGCACTGCAATTAAGCTTCGGAAAAAATACTTCTACAAG GTTATCAAGAAAAACAGCCATGGGACCACAGATGGTGTCTAA